One part of the Paraglaciecola sp. L3A3 genome encodes these proteins:
- the fadA gene encoding acetyl-CoA C-acyltransferase FadA, with translation MKEVVVVDCMRTPMGRSKGGIFRNVRAETLSAHLMSKLLERNPNLDPSEIEDIIWGCVQQTKEQGFNIARNAQLLTDIPRTTAAVTVNRLCGSSMQALHDAASGIMSGRGDIYMIGGVEHMGHVPMNFNVDFHPGIAKHAAKASGMMGMTAELLGRQNGISREMQDAFGARSHQLAHKAHLEGRWDNEIMPTEGHDADGVLQLIRADEVIRPDSTIETMAALRPVFDPVNGTVTAGTSSALSDGASAMLIMSADKAKALGLTPRAKVRAMAVAGCDAAIMGYGPVPATQKALKRAGLTMDDIEIAEFNEAFAAQALSCIKQLGWLDHFDDKVNLNGGAIALGHPLGCSGSRISSTLINLMETNDKSLGLATMCIGLGQGIATVFERV, from the coding sequence ATGAAAGAAGTGGTAGTTGTTGATTGTATGCGCACACCTATGGGTCGCTCTAAAGGCGGTATTTTTCGAAATGTACGTGCAGAAACTTTGTCTGCTCACTTAATGTCTAAATTACTTGAACGTAATCCCAATTTAGATCCTAGTGAAATAGAAGATATTATTTGGGGCTGCGTCCAACAAACCAAAGAACAAGGGTTTAACATTGCTCGTAATGCACAGTTGTTAACTGATATTCCAAGAACAACCGCGGCAGTCACTGTCAATCGTTTATGTGGTTCGTCAATGCAAGCATTACATGATGCCGCGAGTGGTATTATGTCGGGTCGTGGTGATATCTACATGATAGGTGGTGTCGAACACATGGGACATGTACCGATGAATTTTAATGTGGATTTTCATCCGGGTATTGCTAAACATGCAGCCAAAGCCTCGGGCATGATGGGTATGACAGCTGAGTTATTAGGTCGTCAAAATGGTATTAGTCGAGAGATGCAAGATGCTTTTGGTGCCCGTTCTCACCAGTTAGCCCATAAAGCTCACTTAGAAGGTCGTTGGGATAATGAAATTATGCCAACGGAGGGTCATGATGCCGATGGAGTGCTGCAACTAATACGAGCAGATGAAGTGATCCGTCCTGACTCAACTATAGAAACTATGGCAGCCCTTAGACCTGTATTTGATCCTGTAAACGGAACTGTAACCGCAGGTACGTCGTCAGCTTTGTCTGATGGTGCATCAGCCATGTTAATTATGTCTGCCGACAAAGCCAAAGCATTAGGTTTAACCCCAAGAGCAAAAGTTCGTGCGATGGCAGTGGCTGGTTGTGATGCCGCCATTATGGGGTATGGCCCAGTACCCGCTACACAAAAAGCTCTTAAACGTGCCGGTTTAACTATGGATGATATTGAAATTGCTGAGTTTAATGAAGCATTCGCAGCCCAGGCTTTGTCTTGTATCAAACAGCTCGGCTGGTTAGATCATTTTGACGATAAAGTGAATTTAAATGGTGGGGCAATAGCATTGGGTCATCCATTAGGTTGCTCTGGCTCTCGTATTTCTAGTACACTTATTAATCTAATGGAAACAAATGATAAATCGTTAGGTTTAGCCACTATGTGTATTGGTTTAGGCCAAGGAATAGCTACTGTATTTGAACGGGTTTGA
- a CDS encoding bifunctional diguanylate cyclase/phosphodiesterase: MDDAFIKILKVIYKWVDGEERSAEIIFAQFKELITKVPLLYSILLVNSLALVYTHYGVAPDYLTIYVAAFLSFACISRAVRWYGYRKSEFTLRQAVNQIRMTVFFAVLMSIGFSAWGYALYSYGDVALRSHVIYYISITVIGIIVCLIHLPAATWAVSVTVGVPFISFFVYSGHPVFLAVAINFTLVIVVLAMVAQGYYRAFSSVINAKQQLELQHRHTKKLNLQNEVLANQDGLTKLANRRSFANYLDKKLSKSEPQKSFIVGLIDLDGFKPVNDIHGHAAGDRVLTEVSGRLTKLLSNQSMLARIGGDEFAFVIEHTAEHIEIKKLGQLITAALQVPFQMRTGLVQISGSCGFAIYPEAGNTAEELMERADFALYEAKNNARGSSIIFSNEHESLIRKKSQVELALTQSLQKEQITIHYQPIVDGQTGEILGFESLARWLHPELGQIPPDQFIVIAEKTGMVNEITLHLFEIAIQALKTWPKDLYLSFNLSAHDVINSVTLEKLRETLDKHGIAPNKIQFEITETTMMADLEHCSNITQDLQQQGFLVALDDFGSGYSSLSYIHKLAFDTLKIDRSFVENVQQNPRSRGVVKTILELCSSFGVRCIVEGVETEEQKDLLLELGCSSMQGYYFYRPAPIDKFNLGSVKTDA; encoded by the coding sequence ATGGATGATGCGTTTATTAAAATACTAAAAGTGATATATAAATGGGTGGACGGCGAAGAGAGAAGCGCTGAAATAATTTTTGCTCAGTTTAAGGAGTTGATCACCAAAGTCCCTTTACTGTATTCGATTCTATTAGTTAACTCTCTGGCTTTGGTTTATACCCATTATGGAGTAGCGCCTGACTATCTAACTATTTATGTTGCCGCTTTTTTATCTTTTGCCTGTATTAGTCGCGCAGTTCGTTGGTATGGTTATCGAAAAAGTGAATTCACTCTTCGTCAGGCTGTAAATCAAATTCGAATGACAGTGTTTTTTGCTGTGCTCATGAGTATAGGATTTTCTGCTTGGGGTTATGCTTTGTATTCCTATGGCGATGTTGCCTTACGATCACATGTTATTTATTACATATCAATAACCGTGATTGGCATTATTGTTTGTTTGATCCATCTCCCCGCTGCTACTTGGGCTGTATCTGTAACTGTGGGCGTGCCATTTATTAGTTTTTTTGTGTACTCAGGACACCCAGTGTTTTTAGCTGTTGCTATCAATTTTACCTTAGTGATAGTGGTCTTAGCTATGGTTGCCCAAGGTTATTACCGTGCTTTTTCTAGTGTGATTAATGCTAAACAACAACTTGAATTACAACATAGACACACCAAAAAATTAAACCTCCAAAATGAAGTGTTAGCTAATCAAGACGGCTTAACCAAGTTGGCCAATAGACGCAGTTTTGCTAATTATCTAGATAAAAAATTGTCAAAAAGTGAGCCTCAGAAAAGTTTTATTGTTGGCTTGATTGATTTAGATGGCTTTAAACCAGTTAACGATATTCATGGTCATGCCGCTGGAGATAGGGTGCTAACAGAAGTAAGCGGTCGTCTTACAAAACTATTAAGCAATCAAAGTATGTTAGCTAGAATCGGTGGTGATGAATTTGCCTTTGTTATTGAGCATACTGCTGAACACATAGAAATCAAAAAATTAGGTCAACTTATCACCGCAGCATTACAAGTGCCCTTTCAAATGCGTACAGGCTTAGTACAAATATCAGGCTCTTGTGGATTCGCTATTTATCCTGAAGCGGGCAACACAGCAGAAGAGTTAATGGAGCGGGCAGATTTTGCTTTATATGAAGCAAAAAATAACGCTAGAGGTAGTTCGATTATATTTTCAAATGAGCATGAAAGTTTAATCAGGAAAAAGTCTCAAGTAGAATTAGCCTTGACACAAAGTCTGCAAAAAGAACAAATCACTATACATTATCAACCCATAGTAGATGGTCAAACTGGAGAAATATTAGGCTTTGAATCTTTAGCCAGATGGCTTCATCCTGAATTAGGGCAAATTCCCCCCGATCAATTTATTGTGATTGCAGAAAAAACAGGCATGGTCAATGAAATTACTTTGCATCTATTTGAAATAGCCATCCAAGCACTTAAAACGTGGCCTAAAGATTTGTATTTATCATTCAATTTGTCAGCCCATGACGTGATTAATTCTGTCACACTAGAAAAACTGCGAGAAACCTTAGATAAGCATGGTATAGCACCTAACAAGATACAGTTTGAAATAACCGAAACCACTATGATGGCTGATTTAGAACATTGTTCAAATATTACTCAGGATTTACAACAACAAGGTTTTTTAGTGGCATTAGATGATTTCGGCTCCGGTTACTCTAGTTTAAGTTACATTCACAAGTTAGCATTTGATACGTTGAAAATTGATCGTAGTTTTGTTGAAAACGTACAGCAAAATCCCCGTAGTCGTGGGGTCGTGAAAACCATCTTAGAATTATGCTCAAGTTTTGGGGTACGTTGTATTGTTGAAGGAGTTGAAACTGAAGAGCAAAAAGACTTGTTATTAGAGTTAGGCTGCAGCAGTATGCAAGGGTATTATTTTTATCGTCCTGCGCCGATAGATAAATTTAATTTAGGGTCAGTTAAAACTGACGCCTAG
- a CDS encoding NADPH-dependent FMN reductase: MKFLVFLGTVRDSTPPRPARLGDRVCKACIECLTTRYEEHEVELVDALDYPLEAVFKPHFSYAEGKAPSALNELAAKIQTSDGFIMVSPEYNHSMSPALANLLNHFGSSLFAYKPSAIVTYSAGQWGGMRAAVNMRTFLAELGCLPVSAMIHVPKAQEVLTEDGACQVTEQQTSWFDYFTRTFSQLVWWAEATNKHRVELDPHKMINDFKTTPAQRNAP; the protein is encoded by the coding sequence ATGAAATTTTTAGTATTTTTGGGAACGGTTCGAGACAGTACTCCTCCTCGGCCGGCACGTCTTGGAGATAGAGTTTGCAAAGCTTGTATTGAATGTTTAACCACTCGATATGAAGAACATGAAGTGGAGTTAGTCGATGCATTAGATTATCCTCTTGAAGCAGTGTTTAAACCTCATTTTTCCTATGCAGAAGGAAAGGCTCCATCTGCATTAAATGAACTAGCGGCAAAAATACAAACCAGCGATGGATTTATTATGGTCAGCCCCGAATATAATCACTCTATGAGCCCAGCCTTAGCTAATTTACTCAATCATTTTGGTAGTTCTTTGTTTGCTTATAAACCCAGTGCCATAGTCACTTATTCAGCTGGCCAGTGGGGCGGTATGAGGGCAGCGGTTAATATGCGAACTTTTCTCGCTGAGTTGGGATGTTTGCCTGTTTCGGCCATGATCCATGTCCCTAAAGCACAAGAGGTATTAACTGAAGACGGAGCTTGCCAAGTAACTGAACAACAGACTTCTTGGTTTGATTATTTTACTCGTACTTTTAGTCAATTAGTTTGGTGGGCAGAGGCGACAAATAAACACAGAGTCGAGCTTGATCCCCATAAAATGATCAATGATTTTAAAACCACACCAGCTCAACGAAACGCGCCTTAA
- a CDS encoding FadR/GntR family transcriptional regulator, whose protein sequence is MPNTEHLSQRLYLQIADKLAELVKNGEVKVGARFAAERELAADFGVSRSTIREAMIALEVSGLVEIRSGSGIYALDPSRKMSSTIANEDMPGPFEVLEARMLLEAESAKLAAERISNDELLQLKQILVSMSAAIEQGNIEEAEKIDHAFHLAIVTATRNGALVPIYEWLWQVRELSEVSKRFHLKLRDKGSTPKIDEHKAVCDALMQRDGEKAKAAIEAHLSNVMSRLSACTLV, encoded by the coding sequence ATGCCAAACACTGAACACCTTAGCCAACGTCTTTACCTGCAAATCGCTGACAAATTAGCTGAATTGGTGAAAAATGGAGAAGTAAAAGTAGGCGCTCGCTTTGCTGCAGAAAGAGAACTGGCTGCCGATTTTGGTGTCAGTCGTTCAACTATTCGTGAGGCTATGATTGCGCTTGAGGTGAGTGGATTAGTTGAAATTCGTTCAGGTTCTGGTATCTATGCATTAGATCCTTCGCGCAAAATGAGTTCGACCATAGCAAATGAAGATATGCCCGGCCCATTTGAGGTATTAGAAGCTCGAATGTTACTGGAAGCTGAGTCGGCTAAGTTAGCTGCCGAGCGTATTAGTAATGATGAGTTACTTCAACTTAAACAGATATTAGTGTCTATGTCAGCCGCAATTGAGCAGGGCAATATCGAAGAAGCTGAAAAAATAGACCATGCATTCCATTTGGCCATAGTTACAGCAACCAGAAATGGCGCCCTAGTACCTATCTATGAATGGTTATGGCAGGTAAGAGAATTGTCTGAAGTGAGTAAAAGGTTTCACCTTAAATTACGCGATAAAGGTTCCACTCCTAAGATTGATGAACACAAAGCGGTTTGTGATGCGTTGATGCAGAGAGATGGTGAAAAAGCTAAAGCGGCAATTGAAGCCCATTTGTCAAACGTAATGAGTAGATTGTCTGCCTGTACCTTAGTGTGA
- the pckA gene encoding phosphoenolpyruvate carboxykinase (ATP) — MKQIDLSQYGILGAHNVVYNPSYELLYQEETKPDLEGYEKGIKTEFGAIAVSTGEFTGRSPKDKFIVLDEVSKEYLWWTSEQAHNDNKPISQDAWLELKKLVTDQLSSKRLFVVDAYCGANENSRMKVRFITEVAWQAHFVKNMFIRPTDEQLDDFAEPDFVVLNGSKITDTSWQLHGLNSEVFVTFNMAEKMQIIGGTWYGGEMKKGMFSMMNYYLPLQHMGSMHCAANMGENGDVAIFFGLSGTGKTTLSTDPKRKLIGDDEHGWDKNGIFNFEGGCYAKTIDLDPDSEPDIYNAIKRNALLENVVVDNNGKVDFSDTSITQNGRVSYPIYHIDNIVKPISKAGHANKVIFLTADAFGVFPPVSKLTAEQTKYYFLSGFTAKLAGTERGITEPVPTFSPCFGKAFLTLHPIKYAETLVERMDSVGAQAYIVNTGWNGTGKRISIKDTRAIIDAILDGSLDDTHMINLPIFNLAVPTTLPNVDANILDPRQTYQTPEQWQQKATRLAQLFIDNFNGFTDIEAGQELIDVGPQL; from the coding sequence ATGAAACAAATTGATTTGAGTCAGTATGGCATATTAGGTGCTCATAATGTCGTATACAATCCTTCCTACGAACTACTTTACCAAGAAGAAACTAAACCTGATTTAGAAGGTTATGAAAAAGGCATAAAAACAGAGTTTGGTGCTATTGCTGTTTCTACCGGTGAGTTTACCGGGCGATCACCTAAAGATAAATTTATCGTGCTTGATGAAGTCAGTAAAGAATATTTATGGTGGACCAGTGAACAGGCTCATAACGATAATAAACCTATCAGTCAGGACGCATGGCTAGAATTAAAAAAATTAGTCACAGATCAGTTATCAAGTAAAAGATTATTTGTTGTTGATGCTTATTGTGGTGCTAATGAAAACTCTCGGATGAAAGTGCGCTTTATTACTGAAGTGGCTTGGCAAGCGCATTTTGTCAAAAACATGTTTATTCGACCCACAGATGAACAACTTGATGATTTTGCCGAGCCTGATTTTGTGGTGCTTAACGGCTCAAAAATTACCGACACCAGTTGGCAATTGCATGGACTCAATTCTGAAGTGTTTGTCACTTTTAATATGGCAGAAAAAATGCAGATTATCGGTGGTACTTGGTACGGCGGTGAGATGAAGAAAGGTATGTTCTCAATGATGAACTACTATCTACCGTTACAACATATGGGGTCGATGCATTGTGCGGCAAATATGGGAGAAAATGGTGATGTGGCTATTTTCTTTGGTTTGTCAGGTACAGGTAAAACCACACTTTCTACCGATCCCAAACGAAAATTAATTGGTGATGATGAACATGGGTGGGATAAAAATGGCATCTTTAATTTTGAAGGTGGATGCTATGCCAAAACCATAGATCTTGACCCTGACAGCGAACCCGATATTTACAACGCCATAAAACGAAATGCCTTATTAGAAAATGTGGTGGTGGACAATAATGGTAAAGTTGATTTTAGTGACACGTCTATTACCCAAAATGGGCGAGTTTCCTATCCTATTTATCATATCGATAATATTGTTAAACCTATATCAAAAGCTGGTCACGCTAATAAAGTTATATTTTTAACCGCAGATGCTTTTGGCGTATTTCCTCCAGTGTCGAAACTGACTGCCGAGCAAACTAAATATTATTTTCTTTCCGGTTTTACTGCAAAATTGGCAGGCACAGAACGAGGAATTACTGAGCCAGTGCCGACATTTTCTCCTTGTTTTGGTAAAGCATTTTTAACATTACATCCTATTAAGTATGCTGAAACATTAGTTGAACGTATGGATTCTGTTGGTGCCCAAGCATATATTGTTAACACGGGATGGAATGGCACAGGCAAGCGCATTTCAATAAAAGATACACGCGCCATTATTGATGCAATTCTGGATGGATCTCTCGATGATACACATATGATTAATCTACCTATTTTCAACCTTGCGGTACCTACTACACTACCCAATGTAGATGCTAATATTCTTGATCCAAGACAAACTTATCAAACACCTGAGCAGTGGCAACAAAAAGCGACTCGATTAGCTCAGTTATTTATTGATAACTTTAATGGGTTTACTGATATAGAAGCTGGCCAAGAATTAATTGATGTTGGACCTCAGCTCTAA
- a CDS encoding 6-phosphofructokinase, translating into MVMKIGVLTGGGDCSGLNAAIRAITKSLIHEFGAEVIGIEKGILGLLENKTKPLNLASVSGLIDKGGTLLKTCNNVSPFNYHGNDCSQLVVDNYKALQLDGIIVMGGDGTMSMCHELSQLGLNFVGVPKTIDNDLVNTDRTFGFETAVGVVVDAIDRLKTTSYSHNRIMIIETMGRYAGWIALHAGLAGAADVILLPEYPYELDTVISAIESRAAHESPSIIVIAEGAIAKGGDYIVSKTVENSPDAIRLGGVGHHLQQELEKHISLEVRTTVLGHIQRGGTTSAFDRIFSTNVGCYAASLVAQGRYGRMVTVQNGKLSSIPLESVANKTRTVQKDDMTLISALSLGICFGDKNLQASLTTINDEKMKSN; encoded by the coding sequence ATGGTTATGAAAATTGGTGTACTCACAGGTGGTGGTGATTGTTCCGGCTTAAACGCCGCTATTCGTGCTATTACAAAAAGTTTGATCCACGAATTTGGCGCTGAAGTGATAGGCATTGAAAAAGGTATTTTAGGGCTACTAGAAAACAAAACAAAACCTCTCAACCTAGCATCTGTGAGTGGCTTGATTGACAAAGGAGGCACTCTTCTTAAAACTTGTAATAATGTTTCTCCGTTTAATTATCATGGTAACGATTGTAGTCAATTAGTTGTTGATAATTATAAGGCTTTGCAGCTAGATGGCATTATTGTTATGGGGGGAGATGGCACTATGAGTATGTGTCATGAGCTCTCTCAGCTTGGTCTGAATTTTGTTGGTGTACCTAAAACAATTGATAACGATTTAGTTAACACTGACCGTACTTTTGGTTTTGAAACCGCTGTAGGAGTAGTAGTTGATGCCATTGATCGGCTTAAAACTACTAGCTATAGCCATAATCGAATTATGATTATTGAAACAATGGGACGTTATGCTGGTTGGATAGCGTTACATGCTGGTCTAGCAGGCGCGGCTGATGTCATTCTTTTACCAGAATATCCTTATGAGCTAGATACAGTGATTAGTGCGATTGAAAGCCGGGCTGCACATGAATCTCCTAGTATTATCGTTATTGCCGAAGGGGCAATTGCCAAAGGAGGGGATTATATTGTTAGTAAAACTGTTGAAAATAGCCCTGATGCCATTCGTCTAGGAGGTGTGGGTCACCATTTGCAGCAAGAGCTTGAAAAACATATCTCATTGGAAGTACGTACTACTGTATTGGGGCATATTCAGCGTGGCGGTACAACAAGTGCATTTGATCGTATTTTCTCTACCAATGTAGGTTGTTATGCCGCATCACTGGTTGCCCAAGGAAGATATGGACGTATGGTTACAGTGCAAAATGGCAAACTTTCCTCCATTCCTTTGGAATCTGTGGCAAACAAAACTCGAACCGTGCAAAAAGATGATATGACTTTAATAAGTGCTTTATCCCTGGGCATTTGTTTTGGGGATAAAAATTTACAAGCTAGTTTAACTACAATTAATGATGAAAAAATGAAGTCTAATTAG
- a CDS encoding DUF1501 domain-containing protein, translating into MNLFNRRQFLKGASLAGTAAGLSGIPGFSLAQDKKIIMPDNSLNGVMGQPHIPAKAKRMIYLFQSGGPSQMELFDYKPMLEKMHGQEIPSEVRGETKLTTMTAQQTSLPLVKSIFDFKQHGESGAWVSELLPHTANIADDLCFIKSVQTDSINHDPAATFILTGFPIAGRPSLGAWLSYGLGSNNDNLPPFIVLLTNQTKGQPVFARLWGNGFLPSIHQGVRFRAGKDPVLFVNNPSGIDRHDRREMLSYLAKLHGIQHAKTMDDEIHSRIAQYEMAQRMQTSVPDVNDFSDEPDWVFDMYGPDSRTPGTYAANCLLARRLAERNVKFTQLFHRGWDHHSGLPGGIRKQCQETDQASAALVTDLKQRGLLDDTLVVWGGEFGRTSYCQGKFTDKKYGRDHHPNASTMWMAGGGVKAGLSYGETDEFSYNVVKDPVHVHDLHATILNLMGIDHERLTFKYQGRRFRLTDVHGKVVKGILA; encoded by the coding sequence ATGAACTTATTTAACCGTAGACAATTTTTAAAAGGTGCTTCGCTAGCAGGAACTGCAGCAGGCCTATCAGGTATACCGGGATTTAGTTTGGCGCAAGATAAAAAAATCATCATGCCTGATAACAGTTTAAATGGCGTGATGGGCCAACCGCACATTCCTGCCAAAGCCAAACGTATGATTTACTTATTCCAAAGCGGTGGCCCGTCGCAAATGGAATTGTTTGATTACAAACCCATGCTGGAAAAAATGCATGGTCAAGAAATCCCCAGTGAAGTCAGGGGTGAAACAAAATTAACCACTATGACAGCACAACAAACTTCATTGCCATTAGTGAAATCTATTTTTGATTTTAAACAACATGGCGAATCAGGTGCTTGGGTCAGTGAGTTATTACCACATACCGCCAATATAGCTGACGACTTATGCTTTATTAAATCAGTGCAAACAGACTCTATTAACCATGATCCAGCAGCAACCTTTATATTAACCGGCTTCCCCATTGCTGGACGGCCTAGTCTTGGTGCTTGGTTAAGTTATGGCTTAGGTAGCAATAATGATAATTTACCGCCGTTTATTGTGTTACTCACCAATCAAACTAAAGGCCAACCAGTATTTGCTCGTTTGTGGGGAAATGGATTTTTGCCTTCCATCCACCAAGGGGTGAGATTCAGGGCAGGTAAAGATCCAGTGCTTTTTGTTAATAACCCAAGCGGTATAGACAGGCACGACCGCCGTGAAATGTTGAGTTATTTAGCCAAATTGCATGGCATTCAACATGCCAAAACAATGGATGACGAAATTCACTCCCGCATTGCCCAATACGAAATGGCGCAACGTATGCAAACCTCTGTACCTGATGTAAATGATTTTTCTGATGAACCCGATTGGGTGTTCGATATGTATGGACCAGACTCCCGTACTCCGGGCACTTATGCTGCCAATTGTTTGTTAGCTCGCAGGTTAGCCGAGCGTAATGTTAAATTTACCCAATTATTTCACCGAGGTTGGGATCATCACAGTGGTTTACCCGGTGGAATTCGTAAACAATGCCAAGAAACCGACCAAGCATCGGCCGCATTAGTCACAGATTTAAAACAACGTGGACTGCTAGACGACACCTTAGTGGTATGGGGAGGTGAATTTGGCCGGACTAGTTATTGTCAGGGTAAATTTACGGATAAGAAATATGGTCGTGATCATCATCCAAATGCTTCAACTATGTGGATGGCTGGCGGAGGAGTAAAAGCGGGACTATCTTATGGTGAAACCGACGAGTTTTCTTACAATGTGGTAAAAGATCCAGTTCATGTTCATGACCTACATGCCACTATTTTAAACTTAATGGGGATAGACCATGAAAGACTGACCTTTAAATACCAAGGTCGTCGTTTTAGATTAACCGACGTACATGGCAAAGTAGTAAAAGGGATATTAGCCTGA